Proteins found in one Psychrilyobacter piezotolerans genomic segment:
- a CDS encoding FAD/NAD(P)-binding protein: MSCSCHDQDPLIPQIAVIKEVRVDTHDVTTFKIVDNFGKKPFEFLPGQCAMISIPPIGEAIFSITSSPSQEEFIECSIKKCGTVTDYLHQLEAGSEIGVRGPYGNNFPVEELKNKDLVFIGGGIGLAPLRSVINYVMDNRDDFGKVDIVYGARTPGDLVHSKDIFDVWPKEKDTTVHLTVDSLSENWDGNVGFVPNYVKTLGFDSNKIALVCGPPIMIKYTLQALEEMGFKKDQVYTTLELKMKCGIGKCGRCNIGDKYVCKDGPVFRCDEITELPNEY, from the coding sequence ATGAGTTGTAGTTGTCATGATCAGGATCCATTGATCCCTCAAATAGCTGTTATAAAAGAGGTTAGAGTAGATACCCACGATGTTACTACTTTTAAAATAGTAGATAATTTTGGAAAAAAACCCTTTGAATTTTTGCCGGGTCAGTGTGCTATGATCTCTATTCCTCCCATAGGGGAAGCTATCTTTTCAATAACATCTTCTCCTTCCCAGGAGGAGTTCATAGAATGCAGTATCAAAAAGTGCGGAACTGTCACAGATTATCTGCACCAGCTTGAAGCAGGATCTGAAATCGGCGTGAGAGGTCCCTATGGAAATAATTTTCCTGTAGAGGAATTAAAAAACAAAGATTTAGTATTTATAGGGGGCGGAATAGGTTTGGCTCCTCTGCGTTCTGTAATTAATTATGTAATGGATAACAGGGATGATTTCGGTAAGGTAGACATTGTTTATGGTGCCCGTACACCTGGAGATTTAGTACATTCAAAAGATATCTTTGATGTCTGGCCCAAAGAAAAGGACACAACTGTACACCTCACAGTAGACAGCTTGTCTGAAAATTGGGACGGGAATGTAGGATTTGTCCCTAATTATGTGAAAACATTGGGATTTGACAGTAATAAAATTGCCTTAGTCTGCGGACCGCCTATCATGATAAAGTATACCCTTCAGGCATTGGAGGAGATGGGTTTTAAGAAGGATCAGGTTTATACTACTTTGGAATTAAAGATGAAGTGTGGAATTGGAAAATGCGGACGTTGTAATATAGGCGATAAATACGTATGTAAAGATGGTCCTGTATTTAGATGCGATGAGATTACGGAACTTCCAAACGAATATTAA
- a CDS encoding 4Fe-4S dicluster domain-containing protein: MKKILKTKLPELWQKIDADFDLFLPIEKNKTLNFSLWKEGEKVNLDRVRTNASPKHLVFPQTETYLKFKNENKKLSLEVVEAEGDEYVLFGVRPCDVKSFKLLDNIFLRDPVDTYYKVHRDRGIIISLGCSNPEDTCFCTSFGVEAASAPEGADIAAWDMGDSFLWKTQSEKGQKLMESVEEFFTDAHEKDLKTLEHEKDNIREKLKELPFSNIDLSKIKGTQQEIFDQEEIWNEFSEKCLACGTCSYLCPTCHCYDLCDYKGSNKGEKFRCWDSCMSSDFTLMAHGNPRTSQMQRLRQRFMHKLVYYPKNHEGVYSCVGCGRCADRCPVHIDIVKIIKKLGGEKNEL, from the coding sequence ATGAAAAAGATTTTAAAGACTAAACTGCCTGAATTATGGCAAAAGATCGATGCTGACTTTGATTTATTTCTTCCTATTGAAAAAAATAAAACACTTAATTTTTCACTTTGGAAAGAGGGAGAAAAAGTTAATTTAGATAGAGTAAGAACAAATGCTTCACCCAAACACCTTGTTTTTCCGCAGACAGAAACTTATCTAAAATTTAAGAATGAAAATAAAAAATTAAGTCTTGAAGTTGTAGAAGCAGAAGGAGATGAATATGTTCTCTTTGGTGTGAGACCCTGTGACGTGAAGAGTTTTAAACTTTTAGATAATATATTTTTAAGAGATCCTGTGGATACTTATTATAAGGTACACAGAGATAGGGGAATTATAATATCTCTTGGGTGTTCTAATCCTGAAGACACTTGTTTCTGCACTTCTTTTGGGGTAGAGGCTGCATCAGCTCCTGAAGGTGCAGATATAGCTGCATGGGATATGGGAGATTCATTTTTATGGAAGACTCAGAGTGAGAAAGGCCAGAAATTAATGGAGAGTGTAGAAGAATTCTTTACAGATGCCCACGAAAAAGATCTCAAAACCTTAGAGCATGAAAAAGATAATATCCGGGAAAAATTAAAAGAACTTCCATTCAGCAATATAGATCTTTCAAAAATAAAAGGAACTCAGCAGGAGATATTTGATCAGGAAGAAATATGGAATGAATTTAGCGAAAAATGTCTTGCCTGCGGGACTTGTTCCTATCTCTGTCCTACCTGTCATTGTTATGACCTTTGTGATTATAAGGGGAGTAATAAGGGTGAAAAATTCCGTTGCTGGGACTCATGTATGTCATCTGATTTTACACTTATGGCTCACGGAAACCCCAGAACCAGCCAGATGCAGAGATTAAGACAGAGATTTATGCATAAACTCGTTTATTATCCTAAAAATCATGAGGGTGTCTATTCTTGTGTAGGCTGCGGAAGATGTGCAGACAGGTGTCCGGTACATATAGACATTGTAAAGATAATAAAAAAATTAGGTGGTGAAAAAAATGAGTTGTAG
- a CDS encoding 4Fe-4S dicluster domain-containing protein — MENITKKIRAVAKQALINKEIDKILGWKKGDLWSESYPVFITKPEDADSLIWDSFCINNLSKYLIKELPKYDKIGIFIKGCDSTSFNQLLKDNRINRENVVLYGIPCEGMVDPEKVKKIMLNDRVTRVKKSENGFTLTNKNTSKDVLGEEIKYDKCLTCTSPNPVVYDQLLGDVVNNNVNREDRFKGVEEIESMTPDERYNFWKGEFQRCLRCNACRDICPACSCVKCVFDNSDAEISGKAKTEGEDTFFHIVRAYHVAGRCVDCGECARICPAGIPLDKLNRKIIKDINEVYGEFNAGLDSTTPAPLVTFKLEDADTFSKQGGK; from the coding sequence CCGTTGCAAAACAGGCTCTTATAAATAAAGAGATAGACAAAATTTTAGGATGGAAAAAAGGGGACCTGTGGTCTGAATCATATCCGGTATTTATCACTAAACCAGAAGACGCTGATTCTTTAATCTGGGATTCATTTTGTATAAATAATCTCAGTAAATATCTGATTAAGGAACTTCCAAAATATGATAAAATCGGAATTTTTATTAAAGGCTGTGATTCAACTTCTTTTAACCAGCTTCTAAAAGATAACAGGATAAACAGGGAAAATGTAGTCCTTTACGGGATCCCCTGTGAAGGGATGGTTGATCCTGAGAAAGTAAAAAAAATAATGTTAAATGACAGAGTTACGAGAGTAAAAAAATCTGAAAATGGTTTCACTTTAACCAATAAAAACACGAGTAAGGATGTTTTGGGAGAGGAAATAAAATATGATAAATGCCTGACGTGTACCTCCCCGAATCCAGTGGTTTATGACCAGCTTTTAGGTGACGTGGTAAATAATAATGTAAATAGAGAAGATAGATTTAAAGGGGTAGAAGAGATAGAATCTATGACCCCTGATGAACGGTACAATTTTTGGAAAGGTGAATTTCAAAGGTGTCTAAGGTGTAATGCATGTCGTGATATCTGCCCTGCATGCAGTTGTGTAAAATGTGTATTTGATAATTCCGATGCAGAGATCTCAGGGAAAGCAAAGACAGAGGGAGAAGACACATTTTTCCATATCGTCAGGGCATATCATGTGGCAGGTCGTTGTGTAGATTGTGGTGAATGTGCAAGGATCTGTCCTGCCGGGATCCCCCTTGATAAGCTGAATAGGAAAATAATAAAAGATATAAATGAGGTTTATGGTGAATTTAATGCTGGTCTGGATTCAACAACTCCAGCACCACTGGTTACATTTAAACTTGAAGATGCAGACACATTTTCAAAACAAGGAGGGAAATAA